From the Bdellovibrio sp. ArHS genome, one window contains:
- a CDS encoding valine--tRNA ligase, producing the protein MSQQLSDRYNPAEVESRTYQWWENSGYFKAQDQSTKPPFSIILPPPNVTGFLHMGHALDHTIQDILIRWKRMNGYNAMWLPGTDHAGIATQSVVERELKKEGVTRHDLGREKFVEKVWEWKHQYGDRIYSQMRRLGDSCDWDRAVFTLDEGVSKAVRKVFVALHKKGLIYRGQRLVNWSGPLETAISDLEVEHKQVKGSLYHISYPIEGTQETVTVATTRPETMLGDTALCVHPEDERYQHLIGKNAIIPLINRKIKIIADTYVDKSFGSGVVKITPAHDFNDYKIGKSHNLEFINILTKKAELNENAGSYKGLKVQEARKRILEDLKDLNFLIKEEPHVHSVGHCSRSGAVVEPFLSEQWFVKMEQLATPAKRVVESGTIRFEPESWTKVYLHWMNNIEDWCISRQLWWGHRIPVWYCSDCEHQTVSEADITTCEKCGSSKIHQDEDVLDTWFSSGLWPFSTMGWPEDTETQKTFYPTNYLVTGHDIIFFWVARMIMLGLEFKRDVPFRTVYIHGLVRDSQGRKMSKSLGNSVDPVEMIEKYGADALRFTFSAHLYSGKDFKFSEQRLEGYRNFMNKIWNAARFALSNLSDFQAPAEGVKALPKQADISVFDQWIITKLAEVTKEVEEAMETERFSDAANALYHFIWNQFCDWYIEFTKPIMNGSNADEKKATQLVIAQVLNRITRLLHPFAPFISEEIYQKLPIKGAACIVDQFPNTRNDKEFLSLGSAQAALEIDIVKEVITAIRNIRGENRISPATKINARLGVMNDQVQKILGNNKTAIMTMGRLENLDIGEEGNLMKCAVAPVVVKDASVKVIIPLEGLVDFDEEVKRINKTIEKLQKDITMLTGKLSNEKFIANADEEVVATDKALLVQSKIQLESLREALTRFQ; encoded by the coding sequence ATGTCACAACAATTATCGGATCGTTATAATCCAGCTGAAGTTGAAAGTCGTACGTATCAGTGGTGGGAAAATTCTGGCTACTTCAAAGCTCAGGATCAGTCCACGAAACCTCCGTTTTCCATTATCTTACCTCCTCCGAATGTCACGGGCTTCTTGCACATGGGTCACGCTTTGGATCATACGATTCAAGACATTCTGATTCGCTGGAAAAGAATGAACGGTTACAACGCCATGTGGTTGCCTGGAACGGACCACGCCGGCATTGCCACTCAATCCGTCGTTGAAAGAGAACTCAAAAAAGAAGGTGTCACTCGTCACGATTTGGGCCGCGAAAAGTTCGTGGAAAAAGTCTGGGAGTGGAAACATCAATATGGCGATCGTATTTATTCACAAATGCGTCGTCTGGGGGATTCTTGTGATTGGGATCGCGCCGTATTTACTTTAGATGAAGGCGTGTCCAAAGCCGTTCGCAAAGTATTCGTCGCTTTACACAAAAAAGGTTTGATCTATCGCGGTCAACGTTTGGTGAATTGGTCTGGCCCACTGGAAACGGCTATCTCTGACTTGGAAGTTGAACACAAGCAAGTCAAAGGCTCCCTTTATCATATCTCTTATCCGATTGAAGGCACGCAAGAGACCGTGACCGTCGCCACCACCCGTCCTGAAACCATGCTGGGTGATACCGCTTTGTGCGTTCATCCCGAGGACGAACGTTACCAGCACTTGATTGGTAAAAATGCGATCATTCCGTTGATAAACCGGAAGATCAAAATTATCGCCGATACTTATGTCGATAAATCATTCGGCTCAGGCGTGGTTAAAATCACACCGGCTCATGACTTTAACGATTACAAGATTGGAAAATCTCACAATCTTGAATTCATCAATATCCTGACCAAAAAAGCGGAACTGAATGAAAATGCCGGTTCTTACAAAGGACTCAAAGTTCAAGAGGCCCGCAAGCGTATTCTTGAAGATCTTAAAGACTTGAACTTCCTGATTAAGGAAGAACCTCACGTGCATTCTGTAGGTCACTGTTCTCGTTCTGGCGCCGTTGTCGAACCTTTCTTGTCTGAACAATGGTTCGTCAAGATGGAGCAACTTGCAACACCAGCGAAACGTGTTGTTGAAAGCGGCACAATTCGCTTTGAACCTGAGTCATGGACAAAAGTGTATTTGCACTGGATGAACAACATCGAAGACTGGTGCATTTCCCGTCAATTGTGGTGGGGACATCGTATTCCTGTGTGGTATTGCAGTGACTGCGAACATCAGACAGTGAGCGAAGCTGATATCACGACTTGTGAAAAATGTGGCAGCTCGAAGATCCACCAGGACGAAGACGTTCTGGATACGTGGTTCAGTTCAGGCTTATGGCCTTTCTCAACAATGGGATGGCCTGAAGATACAGAGACGCAAAAAACATTCTATCCGACAAATTATCTGGTCACCGGCCACGACATCATCTTCTTCTGGGTCGCCCGCATGATTATGTTGGGTCTGGAGTTCAAGCGTGATGTTCCGTTCCGCACGGTATACATCCATGGTTTGGTTCGCGATTCTCAGGGTCGCAAAATGTCCAAGTCATTGGGGAACTCTGTTGATCCCGTAGAGATGATTGAAAAATACGGAGCGGATGCTTTGCGCTTCACCTTCTCGGCTCATTTGTATTCCGGAAAAGACTTCAAATTCAGCGAACAGAGACTTGAGGGCTACCGCAATTTCATGAATAAGATCTGGAATGCGGCCCGCTTTGCGTTGTCCAACTTGTCAGACTTCCAAGCTCCGGCAGAGGGTGTAAAAGCCCTTCCTAAACAGGCTGATATCAGCGTGTTTGACCAATGGATCATCACCAAGCTTGCCGAAGTGACGAAAGAAGTTGAAGAGGCGATGGAGACCGAAAGATTCTCAGACGCCGCAAACGCGCTTTATCATTTCATTTGGAATCAATTCTGTGACTGGTACATCGAATTTACGAAACCGATCATGAACGGTTCCAATGCGGATGAAAAGAAAGCCACCCAATTGGTAATCGCGCAGGTTCTCAACCGCATTACTCGTTTATTGCATCCATTTGCTCCATTTATCTCGGAAGAAATCTACCAGAAGCTTCCGATTAAAGGCGCCGCTTGTATCGTGGATCAATTCCCGAACACTCGTAACGACAAAGAATTCTTAAGTCTTGGCTCGGCACAGGCCGCTTTGGAAATTGATATCGTTAAAGAAGTGATCACAGCGATTCGCAATATCCGCGGTGAAAATCGCATCAGCCCGGCCACGAAAATCAACGCACGCCTGGGTGTGATGAACGACCAAGTCCAAAAAATTCTGGGCAACAACAAAACCGCCATCATGACGATGGGACGCCTGGAAAATCTGGATATCGGAGAAGAAGGCAACTTGATGAAGTGTGCCGTCGCACCGGTTGTCGTTAAGGATGCCAGCGTGAAAGTTATCATCCCGCTTGAAGGCCTCGTGGATTTCGATGAAGAAGTGAAACGTATCAATAAAACGATCGAGAAGCTTCAGAAAGATATCACGATGCTGACCGGCAAGCTTTCCAACGAAAAGTTCATCGCCAACGCGGATGAAGAAGTTGTTGCGACTGACAAAGCTTTGTTGGTGCAGTCTAAAATTCAATTGGAGTCTTTGCGTGAAGCTTTGACTCGTTTCCAGTAA